Proteins encoded together in one Sulfitobacter pontiacus window:
- a CDS encoding peptidylprolyl isomerase: MQKPLTFLAPFVVAASLALPAVAQDDTAENTDAQTDVTAETVVATVNGTDITIGSMIIARATLPEQYQQLPPEVLFKGILDQLVQQTALSQDFDGEVPKRIEMALENERRQLIAGEVIERAMAQDVTEEELQAAYDEAYADAEPTEEFSASHILVETEEEAQAVKKELDEGADFAELAKEKSTGPSGPAGGTLGWFGPGMMVPAFETAVAELEVGAVSEPVETQFGWHVIKLDDKRQKEAPKLEDVKDELETQVRQVKAQTLIEKTTEAADVDRSAADSIDPSVLTNLGLLE, from the coding sequence ATGCAAAAACCTCTCACTTTTCTGGCACCATTCGTGGTGGCAGCTTCACTCGCCCTGCCCGCTGTTGCACAGGACGACACTGCCGAAAACACGGATGCGCAGACAGACGTCACCGCTGAAACCGTGGTTGCCACGGTCAATGGCACCGACATCACGATTGGCAGCATGATCATTGCCCGCGCCACTCTGCCCGAGCAATATCAACAGCTTCCCCCCGAAGTCCTGTTCAAAGGCATTCTGGATCAGCTTGTGCAGCAAACCGCCTTGTCGCAAGACTTTGACGGCGAAGTGCCAAAGCGGATCGAGATGGCGCTTGAAAACGAACGTCGCCAGCTGATCGCGGGCGAAGTGATCGAGAGAGCAATGGCCCAGGACGTCACCGAGGAAGAGCTGCAAGCCGCCTATGACGAAGCCTACGCCGATGCGGAACCGACCGAGGAATTCAGCGCGTCGCATATTCTGGTAGAAACAGAAGAAGAAGCCCAAGCCGTCAAGAAAGAGCTGGATGAAGGCGCGGATTTTGCCGAGCTGGCGAAAGAAAAGTCCACCGGTCCTTCCGGTCCTGCGGGCGGCACTTTGGGGTGGTTCGGGCCCGGCATGATGGTGCCCGCGTTTGAAACCGCCGTTGCCGAGCTTGAAGTCGGCGCTGTGTCGGAACCCGTTGAAACCCAGTTCGGCTGGCACGTGATCAAACTGGACGACAAGCGCCAGAAAGAAGCACCCAAGCTCGAAGACGTGAAGGACGAGCTGGAAACCCAGGTCCGTCAGGTCAAGGCACAGACCCTGATCGAAAAGACCACCGAAGCCGCAGATGTTGACCGCTCGGCGGCTGACTCGATCGACCCTTCGGTTCTGACCAACCTCGGCCTGCTGGAGTAA